One Synechococcus sp. CC9605 genomic window carries:
- a CDS encoding methionine--tRNA ligase, with protein MPYTLTTPLYYVNDRPHLGSTYTTLACDALARFERLLGEKVTFVTGVDEHGQKIQRTAERQQLSPQDHCDRVSSRYRDLWNQWGISDDRFVRTTNPRHLELVGEFYERVKASGDIVVGKQTGWYCVDCEEYKDDPAEAESPSCPIHRKPLEWRDEENLFFRLSRYQSAIEELVARDDFIAPVSRRQEVRNFVAQGLHDFSISRVNVSWGLPVHDHPGHTFYVWFDALLGYLTALLDDGEAVSLDRLASCGWPASVHVIGKDILRFHAVFWPAMCMSAGLPVPQKVFGHGFLTREGQKMGKSLGNVLDPELLLERCGTDAVRWYLLRDIQFGDDGDFQQQRFVDLVNNDLANTIGNLLNRTSSMARKWFDDGVPPAGAASEADHPLALKAAETISTVMEAMPQLAFKTAAESILQLAIAANGHLNDTAPWSRMKEPGQEAGVAEDLFAVLETTRIVGLLLAPLLPDLSERILSQLGESLDPNNWSNQLNWGRLCSGSALPKPTPVMQRLELDEPL; from the coding sequence ATGCCCTACACCCTTACGACTCCGCTCTATTACGTCAACGACCGTCCCCACCTGGGCAGCACTTACACCACGCTGGCCTGTGACGCCCTGGCTCGTTTCGAGCGGCTCCTGGGGGAGAAGGTGACCTTCGTGACCGGCGTTGATGAGCATGGCCAGAAGATTCAACGCACCGCAGAACGTCAGCAGCTGAGCCCGCAAGACCACTGCGATCGCGTCAGCAGCCGCTACCGCGATCTGTGGAATCAGTGGGGAATTTCCGACGATCGCTTCGTGCGCACCACCAACCCGCGTCACCTGGAGTTGGTGGGTGAGTTCTACGAACGGGTTAAGGCATCCGGCGACATCGTTGTCGGCAAACAGACGGGCTGGTACTGCGTCGATTGCGAGGAATACAAGGACGATCCGGCCGAGGCGGAGTCGCCCTCCTGTCCGATCCACCGCAAGCCGTTGGAATGGCGCGATGAGGAGAACCTCTTCTTCCGGCTCTCCCGCTATCAATCCGCCATTGAAGAGTTGGTGGCTCGGGACGACTTCATTGCCCCTGTCAGCAGACGCCAGGAAGTGCGCAATTTCGTCGCCCAAGGCCTGCACGACTTCTCCATTTCACGGGTGAATGTGTCCTGGGGACTTCCTGTCCACGACCATCCCGGTCACACCTTCTACGTCTGGTTTGATGCCCTGCTGGGCTATCTCACAGCACTTCTGGATGACGGTGAAGCGGTATCGCTGGATCGGCTGGCATCCTGCGGCTGGCCTGCCTCCGTGCATGTGATCGGCAAGGACATTCTTCGCTTCCATGCCGTGTTCTGGCCGGCCATGTGCATGTCTGCAGGACTGCCGGTGCCGCAAAAGGTTTTCGGCCATGGCTTCCTGACCCGGGAGGGGCAGAAAATGGGTAAGTCCCTGGGCAATGTGCTCGACCCGGAACTGTTGCTGGAGCGATGCGGCACTGATGCCGTTCGCTGGTATCTCCTGCGCGACATCCAATTCGGAGACGACGGAGATTTCCAGCAACAACGCTTTGTGGATCTGGTCAACAACGACCTGGCCAACACCATCGGCAACCTGCTGAACCGAACCTCGTCGATGGCCCGCAAGTGGTTCGATGACGGCGTCCCCCCAGCAGGAGCAGCCTCAGAGGCTGACCATCCGCTGGCCCTCAAGGCTGCGGAAACTATCAGCACGGTGATGGAGGCGATGCCTCAGCTCGCGTTCAAGACCGCGGCCGAATCGATTCTTCAGCTGGCCATTGCGGCGAACGGTCATCTCAATGACACGGCTCCATGGAGTCGCATGAAGGAACCCGGCCAAGAGGCAGGCGTGGCCGAGGATTTGTTCGCTGTGCTGGAAACCACCCGCATCGTTGGGCTCCTGCTTGCCCCGCTGCTTCCCGATCTCAGCGAGCGGATCCTGTCCCAACTCGGGGAGAGCTTGGATCCAAACAACTGGTCGAATCAGCTGAATTGGGGCAGGCTGTGCAGCGGTTCTGCCCTGCCCAAGCCAACTCCGGTGATGCAGCGGTTGGAACTGGATGAACCGCTCTGA
- a CDS encoding FAD-dependent oxidoreductase, with protein sequence MTHRDVVVWGGGCGGVAAALQSARSGAETALFTPGPWLGGMVSSAGVCAPDGHELTCWQTGIWGAFLRQLELEEPSGLDHNWVSCFGYRPQTAERILQRWVAAEPRLEWRPHCRLEQVHGQQGRLHSLEILSVKGVETFSADVFVDGSDLGDLLALSSVPFRWGWEAKEMWDEPSAPDQSRLESDAFFEQQPIQSPTWVVMGQLHGELAPQRAAGVPRCPFDRSTASFGLKETITYGRLPSGLVMLNWPLEGNDWHNGLDRSLSADGEVRAELAQEMQRHSKDFLTALEECSDGWIAAGNAFPGEDPSLALMPYWREGRRLMGRSTVTERDLLPMSRGALRGPLPIDAQGRCTSIAVGTYANDHHYPRKDWPLAPKSVRWGGRWSGTPFCIPFDALISDAIPNLVMAEKGFSVSHMANGATRLQPLILNLGQVAGLAAAMAVRQGCDLGDLAVESIQSALIHEPKAPAAVLPIWDWPHWHPHWVTAQEQGLAQPEILDAMGCLSDIEVSMLMPPGMNQAPHQSHEVGLSGVLTGNLQEGYQLQTSEGIWPLITLEPAIHRWLSEQDHSGQTLNLRGIKNIWGPWVRITGVLDQAN encoded by the coding sequence ATGACGCACCGCGACGTGGTGGTTTGGGGTGGTGGTTGCGGGGGCGTCGCTGCTGCACTGCAGAGCGCGAGATCAGGAGCTGAAACGGCACTGTTCACCCCTGGTCCCTGGCTCGGGGGCATGGTGAGTTCGGCAGGAGTTTGCGCGCCGGATGGCCATGAACTGACCTGTTGGCAGACCGGGATCTGGGGCGCCTTTCTGCGGCAGCTGGAGCTTGAGGAGCCGAGCGGGCTTGACCACAACTGGGTGAGTTGTTTCGGATACAGGCCGCAAACGGCCGAACGGATCCTGCAACGCTGGGTGGCAGCCGAGCCCAGGCTGGAGTGGCGTCCCCACTGCCGCTTGGAGCAGGTTCACGGCCAGCAGGGACGCCTCCACTCCCTGGAGATCCTCAGCGTGAAAGGCGTTGAAACCTTCTCCGCCGATGTGTTTGTGGATGGCAGCGACCTGGGAGATCTGCTTGCCCTGTCGTCGGTTCCCTTCCGCTGGGGTTGGGAAGCCAAGGAGATGTGGGATGAACCCAGCGCCCCCGATCAGTCCCGGCTCGAGAGCGACGCATTCTTTGAACAGCAACCGATTCAGTCACCCACCTGGGTGGTGATGGGTCAGTTGCATGGGGAACTCGCTCCGCAGCGTGCCGCTGGGGTACCGCGGTGTCCATTTGATCGGAGCACCGCCAGCTTCGGCCTCAAGGAAACCATCACCTATGGCCGTCTACCCAGCGGCCTGGTGATGCTGAATTGGCCCCTGGAGGGCAACGACTGGCACAACGGCCTCGATCGAAGCCTCAGCGCTGATGGTGAGGTACGTGCGGAGCTGGCCCAGGAGATGCAGAGGCACAGCAAGGATTTCCTCACGGCGCTGGAGGAATGCAGCGACGGTTGGATCGCGGCCGGCAACGCCTTTCCAGGTGAAGATCCCAGCCTGGCGTTGATGCCTTACTGGCGGGAAGGTCGGAGGTTGATGGGTCGATCAACGGTCACGGAACGCGACCTCCTGCCGATGTCCAGAGGAGCCCTGCGGGGACCGCTCCCGATCGATGCCCAGGGACGCTGCACCAGCATCGCTGTGGGCACTTATGCCAATGACCATCACTACCCGCGTAAGGACTGGCCCCTCGCACCGAAAAGTGTGCGTTGGGGTGGACGTTGGAGCGGTACGCCTTTCTGCATCCCCTTCGATGCCTTGATCTCAGACGCGATCCCCAACCTCGTGATGGCGGAGAAAGGCTTCAGCGTCAGCCACATGGCCAATGGAGCCACGCGGTTGCAGCCTTTGATCCTCAATCTGGGCCAGGTGGCGGGTCTGGCGGCGGCCATGGCCGTTCGCCAGGGCTGTGACCTTGGCGATCTTGCAGTTGAGTCGATCCAGTCAGCCCTAATCCACGAGCCCAAGGCCCCTGCAGCGGTTCTCCCGATCTGGGACTGGCCGCACTGGCATCCGCACTGGGTCACGGCACAGGAGCAGGGCTTGGCTCAGCCTGAAATCCTGGACGCCATGGGCTGCCTTTCAGATATTGAAGTCAGCATGCTGATGCCTCCTGGCATGAACCAGGCGCCACACCAGTCGCATGAGGTCGGTCTCAGTGGCGTGCTCACAGGCAACCTCCAGGAGGGCTACCAGCTGCAGACCTCTGAAGGGATCTGGCCTCTGATCACCCTGGAACCGGCGATCCATCGCTGGCTATCCGAACAGGATCACTCGGGCCAAACCCTGAACCTCCGCGGCATCAAAAACATCTGGGGGCCTTGGGTCCGGATCACCGGGGTTCTGGATCAAGCCAACTGA
- a CDS encoding ribonuclease catalytic domain-containing protein, whose amino-acid sequence MNNSIQPGDTVAVVLKGSPLFGRLLSIKGSKAVLSFGGQRRDQGLPLRDLIAIDPEHRFANSALPAPEQVQDSAPSARALLEAWQLLETDQPGGLARLRLCDFGELVLTPFNLAGLAALWAWLHGNQQLFRWRRDRLIQPLPRGERDSLRRQRRAERQAQQHEQRQLALLRAERALSDDERLELDPVWDEQFRHWIQLLKDNPAAVGSDLDLQQWSAALSIGSDAADLRQWLIVRGLLDPNEPIGLRGSVWSRRFPSDLMEEANRLVALSEEELPADEQRIDLTHLATYSLDDAGTREIDDALSLERRDGVNWIWIHIADPSRLIDIDSPLDQEARRRATSLYLAEGVMPMLPLELAAGPLSLRAGQRCAALSAAVHLDADGAVVEQRIARSWIRPRYGLTYGDGDELIELAPPGDEALSDLSGLLMQRMRWRRSKGAVMFDRPEGRFRRSDGSLTLQVIDPSPSRLMVSEAMLLMGAVVASFGQKHNLPLPFRSQPAAELPSSDELDRIPEGPARDAAIKRCLSRGVQGTRAMPHFSLGLEAYVQATSPIRRYADLIAHRQIIAQLSALEPMDEERLGEVIDDLDDPLRQSIQISREDQRHWQQVWFAEHHNTVWTAVFLRWLRPQDRLALVHVSDLAMDLVGFVSADDPCPGDVLELKVGRADPVRGELQLQLA is encoded by the coding sequence TTGAACAACTCAATCCAACCCGGAGACACCGTCGCGGTAGTTCTCAAGGGTTCCCCTCTATTCGGCCGTCTTCTGTCCATCAAAGGCAGCAAGGCGGTTCTTTCTTTTGGTGGTCAACGTCGTGACCAGGGTCTGCCCCTGCGCGACCTGATTGCCATCGATCCCGAGCATCGCTTCGCGAACAGTGCTTTACCGGCTCCTGAGCAGGTGCAGGACAGCGCTCCATCAGCACGGGCCCTCCTAGAGGCCTGGCAGCTACTGGAAACGGATCAACCGGGGGGATTGGCTCGATTGAGGCTCTGCGACTTTGGCGAGTTGGTGCTGACCCCGTTCAACCTCGCTGGGCTGGCAGCCTTGTGGGCCTGGCTTCATGGGAACCAACAGCTGTTCCGTTGGCGTCGCGACCGTTTGATCCAACCGCTCCCCCGCGGGGAAAGGGACAGCCTGCGGCGCCAACGTCGAGCTGAGCGGCAGGCACAACAGCATGAACAACGACAGCTCGCGTTGCTTCGGGCTGAGCGAGCCCTCAGTGACGATGAACGCTTGGAACTGGACCCGGTTTGGGACGAGCAGTTCAGACACTGGATTCAGTTGCTGAAAGACAATCCCGCTGCGGTGGGTTCCGATCTTGATCTCCAGCAGTGGTCGGCAGCGTTGTCGATTGGATCGGATGCCGCCGATCTGCGGCAGTGGTTAATCGTGCGTGGGTTGCTCGATCCAAACGAGCCCATTGGCCTAAGAGGCAGCGTCTGGTCACGCCGTTTTCCCTCTGATCTGATGGAGGAAGCGAATCGCCTTGTTGCTCTTTCGGAAGAAGAACTGCCTGCGGATGAGCAACGCATCGACCTCACCCACCTGGCCACCTACAGCCTGGACGATGCAGGCACCCGCGAAATTGATGACGCGCTCTCGCTGGAGCGTCGTGATGGCGTCAATTGGATCTGGATCCACATCGCTGATCCCAGCCGTCTGATCGACATTGACTCCCCCCTGGATCAGGAAGCCAGACGTCGGGCCACAAGCTTGTATCTGGCGGAGGGTGTGATGCCCATGCTCCCTCTGGAACTGGCGGCCGGTCCCCTCAGCCTTCGAGCTGGGCAGCGCTGTGCAGCACTGAGTGCAGCCGTTCACCTCGATGCCGATGGTGCTGTGGTGGAGCAACGGATTGCTCGCAGCTGGATCCGACCCCGCTATGGCCTCACGTACGGCGATGGCGACGAGCTAATCGAGTTGGCACCTCCAGGAGATGAGGCCCTTTCGGATCTTTCGGGACTGTTGATGCAGCGCATGCGCTGGCGACGCTCCAAAGGAGCCGTGATGTTCGACCGCCCCGAAGGACGCTTCCGCCGCAGCGATGGGTCCTTGACGCTGCAGGTGATTGACCCGTCACCCTCCCGCCTGATGGTGAGTGAAGCGATGCTGCTGATGGGTGCTGTTGTGGCCAGCTTTGGGCAAAAGCACAACCTGCCTCTGCCGTTCCGCAGTCAGCCTGCGGCGGAGCTGCCCTCAAGCGATGAACTCGATCGAATCCCCGAGGGACCAGCCCGTGATGCGGCGATCAAGCGCTGCTTGAGCCGTGGCGTGCAGGGCACGCGGGCCATGCCCCATTTCAGTCTCGGCCTTGAGGCCTATGTGCAGGCGACGTCACCGATTCGACGCTACGCCGATCTCATCGCCCACCGGCAGATCATTGCCCAGCTGTCGGCGCTTGAACCGATGGATGAAGAGCGTCTTGGTGAAGTGATTGACGATCTCGATGATCCATTGCGCCAATCCATTCAGATCAGCCGGGAGGATCAGCGTCACTGGCAGCAGGTGTGGTTTGCCGAGCATCACAACACCGTCTGGACGGCCGTGTTCCTGCGCTGGTTGCGCCCGCAGGATCGCTTGGCCTTGGTTCATGTGAGCGATCTGGCCATGGATTTGGTGGGTTTTGTTTCTGCAGACGACCCTTGCCCTGGCGACGTTCTTGAACTCAAGGTGGGTCGTGCTGACCCGGTACGTGGTGAGCTTCAGCTTCAGTTGGCTTGA